One Dokdonia sp. Dokd-P16 genomic window carries:
- a CDS encoding SDR family oxidoreductase, producing MNDSVYSQVKGKKILVTGGAGFIGSNICEVLIENGAIVTCLDNLATGHKHNLDAIISNPNFIFIEGDIRDIKVCENAISSCDYVLHQAALGSVPRSIQDPATSNEVNVGGFLNMLIAAKDKGIKRFVYAASSSTYGDSQGLPKKEDVIGKPLSPYAITKYVNELYADVFHKTYGLDCIGLRYFNVFGRKQDPNGAYAAVIPKFTKLLMDHESPVMNGDGTFSRDFTYIDNVIQMNIRAMLTENEEAMNTVYNVAYGERTDLNELVAILKTELSQFDSGIADVEIKFGPKRAGDVPHSLASIDRARTRVGYDPQFSIKDGLKEAMAWYWKNLK from the coding sequence ATGAACGATAGTGTGTATTCTCAAGTCAAAGGAAAGAAGATATTAGTAACGGGTGGAGCTGGATTTATAGGTTCAAATATTTGCGAGGTATTGATTGAGAATGGAGCAATTGTTACCTGTTTAGATAATTTGGCAACAGGTCATAAGCATAATCTTGATGCTATTATTTCAAATCCTAATTTTATATTTATAGAAGGTGATATTAGAGATATCAAGGTATGTGAGAACGCTATTTCTAGTTGTGACTATGTGCTTCATCAAGCAGCATTAGGCTCAGTGCCTAGGTCAATACAAGATCCAGCTACGAGCAACGAAGTAAATGTGGGAGGTTTTTTAAACATGCTTATTGCAGCAAAAGATAAAGGCATAAAACGTTTTGTGTATGCTGCCAGCTCATCTACTTACGGTGATTCTCAAGGATTGCCTAAGAAGGAAGATGTCATAGGGAAGCCCTTATCACCATATGCCATCACAAAATATGTTAATGAATTGTATGCAGATGTATTTCATAAAACATATGGATTAGATTGTATAGGTTTGCGATACTTCAATGTATTTGGTCGTAAGCAAGATCCTAATGGGGCGTATGCCGCTGTTATTCCAAAATTCACAAAATTATTAATGGACCATGAATCGCCAGTGATGAATGGTGATGGTACATTTTCTCGTGATTTCACGTATATTGACAATGTTATTCAGATGAATATCCGTGCTATGCTTACTGAGAATGAGGAAGCAATGAATACTGTATACAATGTTGCTTATGGAGAAAGAACTGATTTAAACGAACTTGTTGCAATTCTGAAAACTGAATTAAGTCAGTTTGATAGTGGAATTGCAGATGTTGAAATAAAATTTGGACCAAAAAGAGCAGGTGATGTACCTCATAGCCTAGCAAGTATTGATCGTGCAAGAACTAGAGTAGGGTACGACCCTCAATTCAGTATTAAAGACGGTCTCAAGGAAGCAATGGCGTGGTACTGGAAAAATTTAAAATAA
- a CDS encoding Dps family protein yields MNYLNLDTEKTKHTVNELNTLLADYHVYYQKLRNFHWNISGVNFFDLHIKFEELYDDAKLKIDEIAERILTLRFAPTSNLSDYLKNSSIKEAKSDLSDRDMVDNILEDHGIILKQLSAVVKKADDAGDEGTIDLIGAYIRELEKTSWMLDAWRKKTAGTYKEA; encoded by the coding sequence ATGAATTATTTAAACTTAGATACAGAAAAAACTAAACATACAGTAAACGAACTTAATACACTCCTCGCAGATTACCACGTGTACTACCAAAAGCTCCGTAACTTTCACTGGAACATTTCAGGAGTAAATTTCTTTGATTTACATATTAAATTTGAAGAATTATACGATGATGCAAAATTAAAAATTGACGAAATCGCAGAGCGTATTCTTACATTACGTTTTGCACCTACAAGTAATTTATCTGATTATTTAAAAAACTCCAGTATAAAGGAAGCAAAATCAGATCTGTCAGATAGAGATATGGTCGATAACATTCTCGAGGACCATGGAATTATTTTAAAACAGCTAAGTGCAGTTGTGAAGAAAGCAGATGATGCTGGTGACGAGGGAACTATCGACCTTATTGGAGCATACATACGTGAATTAGAAAAAACAAGCTGGATGCTGGATGCATGGAGAAAGAAAACAGCAGGAACTTATAAAGAAGCTTAA
- a CDS encoding DUF3822 family protein encodes MINQGHSNSLYSLSIQIHLDGLSFFTQHIHSKDIKDAEVVRFRENVNPTTLLVEIEKAFKEIEALAQPFSKVIVVYANELFTLVPQALFDSEKAADYLKFNTKILSTDYIAHDTIDFYDLINVYVPYSNINNFFFDTFGSFEYYHSTTIFAKHLLKEYSNNEEAQVLINLQGSYFEMGVVKNKKLLFINRFEIRAKEDFIYYLLFTLEQLELNPENTPVTLTGTIEKDDEFYSIAHTYIRHLIIKDSPSTSFTRSQSLLATLL; translated from the coding sequence ATGATTAATCAAGGTCATTCTAACTCATTATATAGTCTGTCCATCCAAATACATTTGGATGGACTTTCTTTTTTTACTCAACATATCCATTCTAAGGATATAAAGGATGCAGAGGTAGTACGCTTTCGCGAAAACGTGAATCCTACAACCCTACTTGTTGAGATAGAAAAGGCTTTCAAAGAGATAGAGGCGCTTGCACAACCATTTTCAAAGGTTATTGTGGTTTATGCTAACGAATTGTTTACACTTGTCCCTCAGGCGCTATTTGATAGTGAGAAAGCAGCAGACTATCTTAAGTTTAATACAAAGATTTTAAGTACTGATTATATAGCTCACGACACCATAGATTTTTATGATCTTATCAATGTCTATGTGCCGTATTCAAACATAAACAACTTCTTTTTTGACACTTTTGGATCCTTTGAGTATTATCACAGTACCACAATATTTGCAAAACATCTTCTTAAAGAGTATTCTAATAACGAAGAGGCTCAGGTATTAATAAATTTACAAGGCTCCTATTTTGAGATGGGTGTTGTAAAGAACAAAAAACTACTTTTTATTAATAGGTTTGAGATACGCGCCAAGGAAGATTTTATATATTACCTACTCTTCACACTAGAACAACTAGAACTCAATCCAGAAAATACACCTGTAACACTTACAGGTACTATAGAAAAAGACGACGAATTTTATAGTATAGCACATACGTACATCAGACATCTTATTATTAAAGATAGTCCGTCTACCAGCTTCACAAGATCTCAATCCCTACTCGCAACACTACTATGA
- a CDS encoding ATP-dependent RecD-like DNA helicase translates to MIKEPRAFYKQLVKDFVHTPTLKQDRLLEQLSTFLFDTSKDKVFVLKGFAGTGKTTVIGTVVKNLWQAGMTSVLMAPTGRAAKVASNYSKKQAYTIHRKIYFPKKERGGGVSFSLQPNKHRNCIFIVDEASMISDRAAESKFFDNGSLLDDMMQYIYSGHNCKLILVGDEAQLPPVKLDMSPALDIKLLSMQYNKNVETIQLDEVMRQAEDSGILMNATALREQLSEEFYEDFKFEIAGFTDVVRLIDGHEIMDAINDCYSSVGTEETAIIVRSNKRANLYNQQIRNRILFQEEEISAGDHLMVVKNNYFWIDAKSDAGFIANGDIIKVLEILAIKELYGFRFAEVKVQMVDYPQMQPFETVVMLDVLTLETPALPYEQGDTLYKEVQKDYADETSNYKRFQKIKNNKFFNALQVKFSYAITCHKSQGGQWDNVFIEQPYLPDGMNKDYLRWLYTAITRSKSKLYLIGFKDDMFVEEA, encoded by the coding sequence ATGATTAAAGAACCCAGAGCATTTTACAAGCAGCTAGTTAAAGACTTTGTACACACACCTACTTTAAAGCAAGACAGGCTGTTAGAGCAATTGTCTACTTTTCTATTTGACACCTCTAAGGATAAAGTATTTGTTCTTAAAGGGTTTGCAGGTACGGGTAAAACAACGGTAATAGGGACTGTTGTAAAAAATTTATGGCAAGCTGGCATGACATCTGTGCTCATGGCACCCACAGGAAGAGCGGCTAAAGTGGCGAGTAATTACAGTAAAAAGCAAGCATATACCATCCATAGAAAAATTTATTTTCCTAAAAAAGAGCGCGGAGGCGGCGTTTCTTTTAGCCTACAACCCAATAAGCACAGAAATTGCATTTTTATAGTAGATGAGGCCTCCATGATTTCAGATCGAGCAGCAGAGTCGAAGTTTTTTGATAATGGATCACTCTTAGATGATATGATGCAATACATATATAGTGGACATAATTGTAAACTTATTCTAGTAGGTGATGAGGCGCAGTTACCGCCAGTAAAATTAGATATGTCTCCTGCACTTGATATTAAACTGCTCTCCATGCAGTATAATAAAAATGTCGAGACCATACAGCTTGATGAAGTAATGAGACAAGCAGAGGATAGTGGTATCCTTATGAATGCAACAGCCTTAAGGGAGCAACTCTCTGAAGAATTTTATGAAGATTTTAAATTTGAAATAGCAGGGTTTACAGATGTAGTACGACTTATAGATGGCCATGAGATAATGGACGCGATTAATGATTGCTACAGTAGCGTGGGAACGGAGGAGACAGCCATTATTGTACGATCTAACAAACGAGCAAACTTATATAATCAGCAAATTAGAAACAGAATTCTCTTCCAAGAAGAGGAGATATCTGCTGGAGATCATTTAATGGTTGTAAAAAACAACTACTTCTGGATTGACGCAAAAAGTGATGCAGGATTTATTGCAAATGGTGATATTATTAAAGTGTTAGAGATTCTGGCCATTAAGGAACTATACGGTTTCCGCTTTGCAGAAGTAAAAGTGCAAATGGTAGATTACCCACAGATGCAACCTTTTGAAACTGTTGTCATGCTTGACGTACTTACCCTTGAGACGCCAGCGCTTCCTTATGAGCAAGGTGACACCTTATATAAGGAAGTTCAAAAAGATTATGCAGATGAAACTTCTAATTATAAACGCTTTCAAAAAATAAAGAACAATAAATTCTTTAACGCACTACAGGTTAAATTCTCCTATGCAATCACCTGTCACAAATCACAAGGTGGACAGTGGGATAATGTTTTTATAGAACAGCCCTATCTTCCTGACGGTATGAATAAAGATTATTTGAGATGGTTATATACGGCCATCACACGATCTAAAAGTAAGCTGTACTTAATAGGTTTTAAAGACGATATGTTTGTAGAAGAGGCTTAA
- a CDS encoding DUF4126 domain-containing protein, with protein sequence MSFELIVSIILGFSLAASAGFRVFVPLLVLSLSAHFGWFPVNNSWEWVGSVPALVLLGVATIFEIGAYFIPWVDNILDTISVPLAAVAGTLLMVATMGDMDPTITWALAIIAGGGAAAAVSGTTSATRLGSTATTGGLANPVIAGTETIAATTVSVASIFSPILALILVLLLVGLVWKVIRRIRRA encoded by the coding sequence ATGAGTTTTGAATTAATTGTAAGTATTATTTTAGGATTTTCTCTGGCGGCATCTGCTGGCTTTAGAGTGTTTGTCCCTTTATTAGTATTAAGTCTCTCGGCTCATTTTGGCTGGTTTCCAGTAAACAATTCATGGGAATGGGTGGGAAGTGTTCCCGCCTTAGTGTTACTAGGAGTAGCCACAATTTTTGAAATAGGAGCTTACTTTATTCCTTGGGTAGATAATATTCTAGATACCATTTCTGTGCCGCTTGCTGCAGTAGCGGGTACTTTATTAATGGTAGCAACGATGGGAGATATGGATCCCACCATCACATGGGCACTCGCCATTATTGCAGGAGGCGGAGCAGCGGCAGCAGTTTCTGGCACTACAAGTGCTACAAGATTAGGAAGTACTGCAACCACTGGCGGACTCGCAAACCCGGTAATCGCCGGGACAGAAACAATAGCTGCGACTACAGTCTCTGTGGCAAGTATATTTTCTCCTATTTTGGCACTTATTCTCGTATTGTTATTAGTGGGCCTAGTTTGGAAGGTAATTCGTCGTATTAGAAGAGCATAG
- a CDS encoding 1-acyl-sn-glycerol-3-phosphate acyltransferase: protein MGFFKWIYNDVIGWKAIGDFSQDTVKKAVVIAVPHTSWHDFYMGILLRSALDVKIGFIGKKELFKWPMGLLFKAMGGAPIDRTPGQDKVQSIADVFKDKEEFRLTIAPEGTRKKVDKLKTGFYYIALAAEVPIIMVAFDFGKKEHRISKPLYPSGNIEEDMKTIYAFFKGAVGKVPEYSFTPEE from the coding sequence ATGGGATTTTTTAAATGGATATATAACGATGTAATCGGTTGGAAAGCAATAGGTGATTTTTCTCAGGATACCGTAAAAAAAGCGGTGGTAATAGCCGTGCCGCATACCAGTTGGCATGATTTTTACATGGGCATCTTATTGCGAAGTGCACTTGATGTTAAAATAGGATTTATAGGAAAGAAAGAGCTTTTTAAATGGCCTATGGGCCTTCTCTTTAAGGCCATGGGAGGCGCACCTATAGACAGAACTCCAGGTCAAGATAAAGTACAATCTATAGCAGATGTCTTTAAGGATAAAGAAGAATTTAGACTTACAATTGCCCCAGAAGGAACGCGTAAGAAAGTTGATAAACTCAAAACGGGTTTTTATTACATAGCCCTAGCAGCAGAAGTACCTATTATTATGGTAGCTTTTGATTTTGGCAAAAAAGAGCATCGTATTTCTAAACCACTATATCCATCTGGAAATATTGAAGAGGATATGAAAACTATATATGCATTTTTTAAGGGGGCTGTAGGGAAGGTACCTGAGTATAGTTTTACTCCAGAGGAATAA
- the kdsB gene encoding 3-deoxy-manno-octulosonate cytidylyltransferase, translating to MIPARYAASRFPGKMMKDLAGKPVIVRTYESTVATGLFDEVFVVTDSEVIYKAVEEAGGKAIMSIKEHESGSDRIAEAVASLDIDIVVNVQGDEPFTTREDLEPVLGVFYGDNADQIDLASVMMPMTEGVEIENPNNVKVIVDNADFALYFSRSPLPYVRDTTAGITTYKHKGIYAFRKQAILDFASMNMTPLEKAEKIECIRFLEYGKKIKMVRSSKLAIGIDTPEDLEEAIKIYKGL from the coding sequence ATGATCCCTGCTCGCTATGCAGCCTCACGTTTCCCAGGGAAAATGATGAAGGATTTGGCTGGTAAGCCGGTAATTGTGCGCACTTACGAGAGTACTGTTGCAACAGGTCTTTTTGACGAAGTATTTGTAGTTACTGATAGTGAAGTTATTTACAAAGCGGTAGAAGAAGCTGGAGGTAAAGCAATCATGAGCATAAAAGAACATGAGAGTGGTAGCGATCGTATTGCAGAGGCAGTTGCAAGTCTTGATATAGATATTGTGGTAAATGTACAAGGTGATGAGCCTTTTACTACAAGAGAAGATCTTGAACCAGTACTAGGTGTATTCTATGGTGACAATGCAGATCAAATAGATTTAGCTAGCGTAATGATGCCAATGACGGAAGGAGTAGAAATCGAAAATCCCAATAATGTCAAGGTGATAGTTGATAACGCAGATTTTGCGCTGTATTTTTCTAGATCTCCTTTGCCTTATGTGAGAGATACTACAGCTGGTATCACCACTTATAAGCATAAGGGAATATATGCTTTTAGAAAGCAAGCTATTTTAGACTTTGCTTCTATGAACATGACTCCATTAGAGAAAGCAGAAAAGATAGAATGCATCCGATTTTTAGAATATGGTAAAAAAATAAAAATGGTACGTTCTTCCAAGCTTGCTATAGGAATTGACACTCCAGAAGATCTTGAGGAGGCAATAAAAATTTATAAAGGTTTATAA
- a CDS encoding nucleotide sugar dehydrogenase → MTKIKVGVIGLGYVGLPLARLFGTKYNTVGFDINEKRIAELQSGTDSTLEVSDEVLQGVLKTDNNELNGLLCSADSKDIEDCNYYIVTVPTPVDKNNRPVLTPLYKSSETVGKVLKKGDIVVYESTVYPGVTEDECVPVLERVSGLKFNIDFFVGYSPERINPGDKEHTVEKILKVTSGSTPEIGKKVDDLYSSIITAGTHLAPTIKVAEASKVIENSQRDINIAFVNELAKIFNLMGINTHDVLEAAGTKWNFLPFRPGLVGGHCIGVDPYYLAQKAQELGYHPEIILAGRRLNDSMGAYVASEVVKLMLKNDIKVKGAQLLMLGITFKENCPDVRNTKVTDVIKNLKEFGVNVTIYDPWVNATEVKHEYGLETLTELPRKKYDAIVQAVSHKEFSSLNLDALKKDNAVVYDVKGVLGSKADAKL, encoded by the coding sequence ATGACAAAAATTAAAGTAGGAGTTATTGGATTAGGTTATGTAGGATTACCACTGGCTAGGTTATTTGGGACTAAGTACAATACGGTAGGATTTGATATAAACGAAAAACGTATTGCTGAACTTCAATCAGGCACAGATAGTACATTAGAGGTTTCTGACGAAGTATTACAAGGCGTTCTTAAAACTGATAATAATGAATTGAACGGTTTGTTATGTAGTGCAGATAGTAAGGATATTGAAGACTGTAACTATTATATAGTAACCGTTCCAACACCGGTTGATAAAAATAACAGACCTGTTCTTACCCCTTTATATAAAAGTAGTGAGACTGTAGGTAAGGTTTTAAAGAAAGGTGATATCGTAGTTTACGAGAGCACTGTTTATCCCGGTGTAACAGAAGATGAATGTGTGCCTGTTTTGGAACGTGTAAGCGGACTTAAATTTAATATAGACTTTTTTGTAGGCTATTCTCCAGAGCGTATCAATCCAGGAGATAAAGAGCACACTGTAGAGAAAATATTAAAAGTGACCTCTGGTAGTACTCCAGAAATAGGTAAGAAAGTGGATGATCTATATAGTTCTATAATTACTGCTGGAACGCATCTAGCTCCAACGATAAAAGTAGCTGAAGCGTCTAAGGTAATCGAGAATTCTCAACGAGATATCAATATAGCTTTTGTAAACGAACTAGCTAAGATTTTTAATTTGATGGGTATCAATACCCATGATGTCCTAGAAGCAGCAGGGACAAAGTGGAACTTTCTTCCTTTCAGACCGGGATTAGTAGGAGGTCATTGCATAGGTGTAGATCCGTACTACCTAGCACAGAAAGCGCAAGAATTAGGATATCATCCAGAAATTATTTTAGCAGGTAGACGTCTTAATGATAGTATGGGGGCTTACGTTGCTTCAGAAGTCGTGAAACTCATGCTTAAAAATGACATAAAGGTTAAGGGAGCACAGCTTTTAATGTTAGGAATTACTTTTAAGGAGAATTGTCCAGATGTTCGTAATACAAAGGTAACGGACGTGATAAAGAATTTAAAAGAATTTGGGGTTAATGTAACCATTTATGATCCATGGGTAAATGCAACTGAAGTAAAACATGAATATGGATTAGAGACTCTTACGGAACTTCCTAGAAAGAAATATGATGCCATTGTGCAGGCTGTGTCGCATAAAGAATTTAGCTCTTTGAA